One window of Quercus robur chromosome 5, dhQueRobu3.1, whole genome shotgun sequence genomic DNA carries:
- the LOC126725858 gene encoding chaperone protein dnaJ 8, chloroplastic, whose amino-acid sequence MAAAAAGIIGGNGCSSSSSSSWFKLRDRQRKKKMANRVMFCSASSVIDPYKTLKIQPGASESDVKKAFRQLALQYHPDVCRGSNCGVQFHKINEAYDVVMSNLREESSVSKMYESYYEEDVDEPMRGMDDPDWDLWEEWMGWEGAGIRDYSSHINPYI is encoded by the exons atggctgctgctgctgctggaATTATTGGTGGAAATGggtgttcttcttcttcctcttcttcttggTTTAAGCTGAGAGATaggcaaaggaagaagaagatggcgAATAGGGTTATGTTTTGTTCTGCTTCTTCTGTGATTGATCCTTACAAGACTTTGAAAATCCAACCTGGTGCCTCTGAATCTGATGTCAAGAAGGCTTTCAGACAGCTTGCTTTgcag TACCATCCGGACGTATGCAGAGGAAGCAATTGTGGAGTGCAGTTTCACAAAATCAATGAAGCTTATGAT GTTGTGATGAGTAATCTGAGGGAGGAATCGAGTGTATCGAAGATGTATGAGTCTTACTATGAGGAGGATGTTGATGAGCCGATGAGAGGAATGGATGATCCTGATTGGGATTTGTGGGAAGAGTGGATGGGATGGGAAGGAGCAGGAATTCGTGACTATTCCTCTCATATTAATCCCTATATTTAA